In Psychrobacter immobilis, a single genomic region encodes these proteins:
- a CDS encoding histidine phosphatase family protein, producing MILYIWRHPKPMNTEGICIGQTDIGVDKRKLKRLANKIERFVRLHQLPKIIWVSPLQRSLKVGQILAQRGFECRVAPELAEIHFGEWDGCRWEQITKQEIDEWCHNFAHFAPSHGESLQQLFERVGGWLVKVSAEQKDSPVLVIGHAGWINAAKIMAADQEVPKTAAEWPRSVAYLSCNRIDI from the coding sequence ATGATTCTCTATATTTGGCGTCATCCCAAACCGATGAATACTGAAGGAATTTGTATTGGACAAACTGATATCGGCGTCGATAAACGTAAGTTGAAACGTCTTGCCAATAAAATCGAGCGCTTTGTGCGTTTGCATCAATTACCAAAAATAATTTGGGTCAGCCCCTTACAACGTTCACTAAAAGTCGGGCAAATATTAGCACAACGTGGTTTTGAGTGTCGCGTCGCGCCTGAATTGGCTGAGATTCATTTTGGCGAATGGGATGGATGTCGGTGGGAGCAAATCACCAAGCAAGAGATTGATGAGTGGTGTCATAATTTTGCCCATTTTGCGCCCAGTCATGGAGAGAGCTTGCAGCAGCTATTTGAGCGTGTTGGAGGTTGGTTGGTTAAAGTTTCAGCTGAACAAAAAGATAGCCCAGTATTAGTCATCGGTCATGCAGGCTGGATAAATGCGGCCAAGATAATGGCTGCTGACCAAGAAGTGCCGAAAACAGCCGCTGAGTGGCCGCGCTCTGTCGCATATCTGTCCTGTAATCGTATTGATATTTAA
- the rpsR gene encoding 30S ribosomal protein S18 translates to MARFYRRRKFCRFTAEGITHIDYKDVELLKQYISDNGKIVPSRITGTSTKYQRQLATAIKQARYLSLLPYTDNHQG, encoded by the coding sequence ATGGCACGTTTCTATCGCCGTCGCAAATTCTGCCGTTTCACTGCTGAAGGCATCACTCACATCGATTATAAAGATGTTGAATTGCTAAAACAGTACATCAGTGATAATGGTAAAATCGTACCAAGCCGCATTACCGGTACATCTACTAAGTATCAGCGTCAACTAGCTACTGCTATCAAGCAAGCTCGTTATTTATCGCTACTCCCATACACTGATAACCATCAGGGTTAA
- the rplI gene encoding 50S ribosomal protein L9: protein MQIILLQRIVNLGKLGETVDVKPGYGRNFLIPLGKALPATAANIEKFEARRAELEAEEAKEVAVAQERADALTDVNVIMRAKSGDEGKLFGSIGTRDIAEALTNSGLEVDRAEIKLPEGTLRQVGEYNVDIQLHHDVTATILVTILSEDGDNEESATEVEDDNEDYSEE, encoded by the coding sequence ATGCAAATTATTTTGTTACAGCGTATCGTCAACCTTGGTAAACTCGGTGAAACTGTCGATGTGAAACCAGGTTACGGACGTAACTTTCTTATCCCTTTGGGTAAAGCACTACCTGCTACTGCAGCTAACATTGAAAAGTTCGAAGCACGTCGTGCCGAGCTTGAAGCTGAAGAAGCGAAAGAAGTAGCTGTTGCTCAAGAACGTGCTGATGCGCTAACTGACGTTAATGTCATCATGCGTGCTAAATCAGGCGACGAAGGCAAGCTATTCGGTTCTATCGGTACTCGCGATATTGCTGAAGCATTGACTAACTCAGGTCTAGAAGTAGACCGTGCTGAAATCAAGCTTCCTGAAGGCACTTTACGTCAAGTTGGCGAATACAATGTTGATATTCAGCTACATCATGACGTTACCGCTACTATTCTAGTTACCATTCTTTCTGAAGATGGCGACAATGAAGAGTCAGCAACAGAAGTTGAAGACGATAACGAAGATTATTCAGAAGAGTAA
- the ppsR gene encoding posphoenolpyruvate synthetase regulatory kinase/phosphorylase PpsR has product MYSSNPAEQLNPTIQNRNALNLDSSQAVRTAFFISDGTAITAETLGRAILSQFASVPFETRVLPYVDSLERAEDAVEQINMAYQRDGLLPLVFDTIVNPDIREKINSAQSCNLDMYEGLIGRVAEETGVEPDGHSGHAHDDVDSETYKERIDAVHFALDNDDGARTRHYDAADIILVGVSRSGKTPTSLYLALQFGIRAANYPLTEDDLYDNQLPKALREHKDKLFGLLIDTDRLVKIRQERRAGSRYSSYQQCQQEQRAIQGIYITHGIPSLDVSEMSVEEIATRILQMTGLKRRIG; this is encoded by the coding sequence ATGTACTCAAGTAATCCAGCTGAACAACTGAATCCCACTATTCAAAATCGCAACGCATTAAACTTAGACAGCTCTCAAGCCGTTCGAACCGCGTTTTTTATCTCAGATGGCACAGCGATTACGGCGGAGACGCTTGGCCGCGCTATCTTGAGTCAGTTTGCTTCAGTACCTTTTGAAACACGAGTGTTGCCATATGTCGATAGCTTAGAGCGTGCAGAAGACGCTGTTGAGCAAATCAACATGGCGTATCAACGAGATGGTTTGTTGCCATTAGTCTTTGATACGATTGTTAACCCTGATATTCGTGAAAAGATTAATTCTGCCCAAAGCTGTAACTTGGATATGTATGAGGGTTTGATAGGTCGCGTCGCTGAAGAAACGGGTGTGGAGCCAGACGGACATTCGGGTCATGCACACGACGATGTGGATTCTGAGACTTATAAAGAACGTATCGACGCGGTGCATTTCGCTTTAGACAATGATGATGGTGCGCGTACGCGTCATTACGATGCGGCGGATATTATTTTGGTGGGCGTATCGCGTTCAGGAAAAACACCGACTTCTTTATACTTAGCCTTACAGTTCGGTATTCGAGCAGCAAATTATCCTTTGACCGAAGATGACTTGTACGATAATCAATTACCAAAAGCATTGCGCGAGCACAAAGACAAGCTGTTCGGTCTATTGATCGATACTGATCGCTTGGTGAAAATCCGTCAAGAGCGCCGTGCGGGCAGTCGTTATTCGAGCTATCAGCAATGTCAGCAAGAGCAGCGGGCGATACAGGGGATTTACATCACGCATGGTATTCCAAGCCTTGATGTCTCTGAGATGTCCGTTGAAGAAATCGCTACGCGCATCTTGCAGATGACGGGTCTCAAACGCCGTATCGGCTAA
- the rpsF gene encoding 30S ribosomal protein S6: MRHYELVLLVHPDQSDQVVGMVERYIKLVQDNNGVIHRLEDWGRRQLAYPINKIHKAHYVLFNIETDGETLAELEELFRYNDAIIRSLVMRRDDAVTEESQLAKNADEKRARKATTRRPDSRENDNDDNDNSED; encoded by the coding sequence ATGCGACATTACGAACTGGTGTTACTTGTACACCCAGACCAAAGCGACCAAGTGGTCGGCATGGTTGAGCGCTACATCAAGTTAGTTCAAGACAACAACGGTGTTATCCATCGTTTAGAAGATTGGGGCCGCCGTCAATTGGCATATCCAATCAACAAGATTCACAAAGCTCATTACGTTCTTTTCAACATTGAAACTGACGGTGAAACTTTAGCTGAACTTGAAGAATTATTCCGTTATAACGACGCGATCATTCGTAGTCTAGTTATGCGCCGTGACGACGCTGTCACTGAAGAGTCGCAGTTAGCCAAGAATGCCGATGAAAAACGCGCACGCAAAGCAACTACTCGTCGTCCAGACAGTCGTGAAAACGATAATGACGACAACGACAACAGTGAAGACTAA
- a CDS encoding DUF4377 domain-containing protein: MSSSYKSSKTPLLLASLLSAVSLLSACQTSPFSREPVPEPRYIPTIVLGEAQTLTIMPNRVACASALPMQCLLAKSSKDGSVFQVPYDWIDDFKPSLGTEYVISARPQIDEGQKSATGHWTLQNIVSQRMVGTP, encoded by the coding sequence ATGAGTTCATCTTATAAGTCTAGCAAGACCCCTTTGTTATTGGCCAGCTTGCTGAGTGCGGTCAGTTTACTGAGTGCTTGCCAAACGTCACCTTTTTCACGTGAGCCAGTGCCTGAGCCACGTTATATCCCAACCATTGTATTGGGTGAAGCGCAAACGCTAACAATTATGCCCAATCGTGTGGCCTGTGCCTCGGCATTACCGATGCAGTGTTTACTGGCCAAATCAAGTAAAGATGGCAGCGTGTTTCAGGTACCTTATGATTGGATTGATGACTTTAAACCAAGCCTTGGCACAGAATATGTGATTAGTGCGCGTCCGCAGATTGATGAGGGACAGAAAAGCGCGACTGGGCATTGGACACTGCAAAATATTGTGTCACAACGTATGGTGGGCACGCCTTAG
- the ppsA gene encoding phosphoenolpyruvate synthase — MAAQSTALVINLDQLGKDDIEMVGGKNASLGEMISHLSDLGVSVPGGFATTSNAFNRFLNETGLLDKINSELKTLDVDDVKKLAETGKKIRTWIIEQELPSDLEQEVRQSFETMSGGEDIAVAVRSSATAEDLPDASFAGQQETFLNIRGIDNVLIAIKEVFASLYNDRAISYRVHKGFEHEGVALSAAVQRMVRSETGAAGVMFTLDTESGFDQVVFITSSYGLGEMVVQGAVNPDEFYISKQLLANGKPSVIRRNLGSKHKKMIYGDEGSTTKSVKTVDVEKQDRMQFSLSTEELTSLAKQAVTIEKHYGQAMDIEWAKDGDTNEIFIVQARPETVKSRQDSNVMERYIIDTTNAKVLCEGRSIGQRIGSGKVRIVSNLNEMDKVQEGDVLVSDMTDPDWEPVMKRASAIITNRGGRTCHAAIIARELGVPAIVGCGNATELLVDGQDVTASCAEGDTGFIYESQIDFEVQTNSVESMPELAFKVMMNVGNPDRAFSFTQMPNEGIGLARLEFIINRMIGVHPKALLNMNSLPREIAQAIQERIAGYASPVDFYVDKLVEGISTLAVAFMDQPVIVRMSDFKSNEYANLLGGKLYEPSEENPMLGFRGASRYVSDNFRDCFELECKALKRVRDEMGLTNVEIMIPFVRTVGEAKEVIELLEKNGLKRGENGLRVIMMCELPTNALLADEFLEHFDGFSIGSNDLTQLTLGLDRDSGIVSHLFDERDPAVKKLLTMAIDACRKANKYVGICGQGPSDHPDLAFWLMEQGISSVSLNPDSVLDTWFFLAGEEAK, encoded by the coding sequence ATGGCAGCGCAATCTACAGCACTTGTAATCAATCTTGATCAGCTAGGAAAAGACGACATTGAAATGGTCGGCGGCAAGAACGCCTCATTAGGTGAAATGATCAGCCATTTGTCTGATTTGGGTGTTAGTGTACCAGGCGGCTTTGCCACCACGTCAAATGCATTTAACCGTTTTTTGAATGAAACTGGCCTGCTTGACAAAATCAACAGCGAACTAAAAACATTAGATGTTGATGACGTCAAAAAACTTGCAGAAACGGGTAAAAAGATTCGTACTTGGATTATTGAGCAAGAGCTGCCAAGTGATCTTGAGCAAGAAGTGCGTCAATCGTTTGAAACGATGAGCGGCGGCGAAGACATCGCTGTTGCTGTGCGTTCTTCTGCGACTGCCGAAGATTTGCCAGATGCCTCGTTTGCTGGTCAGCAAGAGACTTTCTTGAACATTCGCGGCATTGATAACGTCCTAATTGCAATTAAAGAAGTATTTGCATCTCTTTATAACGACCGTGCCATCTCTTATCGTGTCCATAAAGGTTTTGAGCATGAAGGCGTTGCCTTATCTGCTGCTGTACAGCGTATGGTTCGCTCAGAAACTGGCGCGGCGGGTGTGATGTTCACGCTAGATACCGAAAGCGGTTTTGATCAAGTGGTATTCATCACGTCAAGCTATGGTCTAGGTGAAATGGTTGTACAGGGCGCGGTTAACCCAGATGAATTCTATATTTCTAAGCAATTGCTAGCCAATGGCAAACCATCGGTAATTCGCCGTAACCTAGGCAGCAAGCATAAGAAAATGATTTACGGTGATGAAGGTAGCACCACTAAATCAGTAAAAACTGTCGATGTTGAAAAACAAGATCGTATGCAGTTCTCATTATCAACTGAAGAGCTAACCTCTCTTGCCAAGCAAGCCGTGACGATCGAAAAGCATTACGGTCAAGCAATGGACATCGAATGGGCAAAAGACGGCGATACCAATGAAATCTTTATCGTTCAGGCGCGTCCTGAAACGGTTAAGAGCCGCCAAGACAGCAATGTCATGGAACGCTATATCATCGACACTACTAACGCTAAAGTATTGTGTGAAGGTCGTTCAATCGGTCAGCGTATCGGTTCAGGTAAAGTCCGTATCGTTAGCAATTTAAACGAGATGGACAAAGTACAAGAAGGTGATGTACTGGTATCAGACATGACGGATCCGGATTGGGAACCAGTCATGAAGCGTGCTTCTGCTATCATCACTAACCGTGGTGGTCGTACTTGTCACGCAGCGATTATTGCTCGTGAGCTAGGCGTCCCTGCTATCGTTGGTTGTGGTAATGCGACTGAGCTATTGGTTGATGGTCAAGACGTAACTGCTTCTTGTGCCGAAGGTGATACTGGCTTCATTTATGAAAGCCAAATCGACTTTGAAGTACAGACCAACTCTGTTGAGTCTATGCCAGAGCTTGCATTCAAAGTAATGATGAACGTTGGTAATCCAGATCGTGCCTTCTCATTCACGCAAATGCCAAACGAAGGTATTGGTCTTGCGCGTTTAGAATTCATCATCAACCGTATGATTGGTGTGCATCCAAAAGCACTACTGAATATGAACAGCTTGCCACGCGAAATTGCACAAGCCATCCAAGAGCGTATCGCTGGTTATGCCTCACCGGTAGATTTCTACGTGGATAAGTTGGTCGAAGGTATCTCAACCCTAGCCGTTGCCTTTATGGATCAGCCAGTTATCGTTCGTATGTCAGATTTTAAATCGAACGAATATGCTAACTTGCTTGGTGGTAAATTATACGAGCCATCAGAAGAAAACCCAATGCTTGGTTTCCGCGGTGCCAGTCGTTATGTATCTGACAACTTCCGTGACTGCTTTGAGCTTGAGTGTAAAGCACTAAAACGCGTACGTGATGAGATGGGCTTGACCAACGTCGAGATTATGATTCCATTCGTTCGCACCGTTGGCGAAGCCAAAGAAGTCATCGAATTACTTGAGAAAAACGGTCTAAAACGTGGTGAAAACGGTTTGCGCGTTATCATGATGTGTGAGCTACCAACCAACGCCCTATTGGCAGATGAATTCCTAGAGCACTTCGATGGTTTTTCAATCGGCTCTAACGACTTGACTCAGTTGACACTTGGTCTTGACCGTGACTCAGGTATCGTCTCACATCTATTTGATGAGCGTGATCCTGCGGTTAAGAAACTATTGACCATGGCGATTGATGCGTGCCGTAAAGCAAACAAATATGTCGGCATCTGTGGTCAGGGTCCATCAGACCATCCAGATCTCGCGTTCTGGCTCATGGAACAAGGTATCAGCTCAGTGTCATTGAACCCTGATTCTGTACTAGATACTTGGTTCTTCTTAGCTGGTGAAGAAGCGAAGTAA
- a CDS encoding RDD family protein, which produces MQAIMQIFLARNNVQAGPYNLEQLNIMLASGEVLLDDLMWHEGLDQWQRVGNLTNNQTVYRPTNLSKPEVNDSIINNVTVFPEDNASNSSDSKSVSLDRLYGKPERPKDTDKNVKADMTTNRQQTPHNNVSLNKSNSNKAASSKDKVVGNVVLAPIMSRVLATAINGLLYLLAIFPLVMALTKMDVDYTKFQNIQDMDAAYQYSMTLMESLPSSTLMMSQVMVFGLFALQLVFITLRGQSLGKLITGIRVVDQTTHRLPSFTKLIGVRTLLLFIIYNLLFSFTSFLGFVIIAIHYYMASKSPENIGWHDKLAKTLVVKADSSQLVKEPKIK; this is translated from the coding sequence ATGCAGGCAATTATGCAGATTTTCCTTGCTCGAAATAACGTACAAGCTGGTCCTTACAATTTGGAGCAGCTGAATATCATGTTGGCATCTGGTGAAGTACTGCTGGATGATTTGATGTGGCATGAAGGCTTAGACCAATGGCAGCGTGTCGGTAACTTGACCAATAATCAAACGGTTTATCGACCTACAAACCTTAGCAAGCCTGAGGTTAATGACTCTATTATCAATAATGTAACTGTTTTTCCTGAAGATAACGCTAGCAATAGCTCGGATAGCAAATCAGTTTCATTAGATAGATTGTATGGCAAGCCTGAACGTCCAAAAGACACGGATAAAAATGTGAAAGCTGACATGACCACCAATCGTCAGCAAACACCGCACAATAATGTGTCGCTAAACAAGTCTAATAGCAATAAGGCTGCGTCTAGCAAAGACAAAGTCGTCGGCAATGTGGTACTTGCACCGATTATGTCGCGAGTATTAGCAACAGCCATCAATGGACTACTCTATCTACTCGCTATCTTTCCGCTAGTGATGGCATTGACAAAAATGGATGTGGATTATACCAAATTCCAAAATATCCAAGACATGGATGCGGCTTATCAGTATTCAATGACACTGATGGAGAGTCTTCCTAGTAGCACATTGATGATGTCGCAAGTGATGGTATTTGGCTTATTTGCGCTGCAATTGGTATTTATCACACTGCGTGGTCAGTCACTCGGTAAGCTGATTACGGGTATTCGCGTGGTGGATCAAACCACGCACCGTCTGCCCTCTTTTACCAAGCTTATTGGTGTGCGTACTTTGTTATTGTTTATAATCTATAACTTATTGTTCTCGTTTACCAGCTTCTTAGGGTTCGTGATTATTGCTATTCACTATTACATGGCATCAAAAAGCCCTGAAAATATCGGCTGGCATGACAAATTGGCCAAAACTTTGGTGGTAAAAGCAGATAGCAGTCAGCTAGTGAAAGAACCAAAAATAAAATAG
- the cobS gene encoding adenosylcobinamide-GDP ribazoletransferase, which yields MSQSLNKPSNQPSLPRRNLTQFIKHEWILLLVAVQFLTRIPVPSFKHYDPQWLHQSSRHFPAVGLLVGLLCAGVFWLGSLLFTPLVAAVLSTAFGIKLTGAFHEDGLADSCDGLGGGLTRERTLTIMKDSRLGTYGVLGLVSALLLKISLLASMPIPIAVIALIIGHTASRLLCISLLSLLPYGGEIEHAKAKPMAQQLTPIQGLYSSGWLILAIILVALIFPNTMQQIGLGRWLLAFILALIATDYMRRLLRRRLDGYTGDGLGATQQLSEIAIYIGLAASIPFI from the coding sequence ATGTCACAATCATTAAACAAACCATCAAATCAGCCATCCTTGCCTAGACGAAATCTTACTCAATTTATAAAGCATGAATGGATATTGTTACTGGTCGCCGTTCAATTTTTAACCCGAATACCTGTACCATCATTTAAGCATTATGATCCGCAATGGTTGCATCAGAGCAGTCGCCATTTTCCCGCAGTCGGTTTACTGGTGGGCTTACTCTGTGCTGGCGTGTTTTGGCTGGGCAGTCTGTTATTTACGCCGCTAGTTGCAGCAGTGCTGAGCACAGCTTTTGGAATTAAGCTCACTGGGGCTTTTCATGAAGATGGTCTTGCGGATAGCTGTGACGGTCTCGGCGGTGGTCTGACTCGCGAGCGCACACTGACTATTATGAAAGACTCGCGCCTAGGTACTTATGGTGTATTAGGTTTGGTGTCGGCGCTATTACTCAAAATTAGCTTACTTGCCTCGATGCCCATACCGATAGCTGTCATCGCGCTTATCATAGGACATACCGCGTCGCGTTTACTTTGCATTAGCCTGCTGTCTTTACTGCCTTATGGTGGAGAGATAGAACACGCAAAAGCCAAACCGATGGCGCAGCAGTTGACGCCAATACAAGGGCTATATAGCAGTGGCTGGCTAATATTGGCTATTATTTTAGTCGCCCTTATATTTCCCAATACGATGCAGCAGATTGGGCTTGGTCGATGGTTGTTAGCATTTATATTGGCGCTGATAGCCACTGATTACATGCGACGTTTATTGCGCAGGCGCTTGGATGGTTACACGGGCGATGGGCTCGGCGCGACGCAGCAGCTTAGTGAAATTGCTATTTATATCGGACTGGCTGCTTCTATACCCTTCATTTAA
- the sthA gene encoding Si-specific NAD(P)(+) transhydrogenase, which produces MGTKKPSDATNDIGKDIHTEVSNKESGRVPNPEHTEGKNKKQNIEQTHEQVTDDVMHHPDLINPLDDTRIDIKSGYTKDSRRLKGDNHEYEYDAVVLGAGPAGEAAAMKLTKSGKKVVVIDPRDQVGGNSTHVGTIPSKALRQSVFNLINFRRDPMFTKAMEYKQVPLNRVLANARKVIRNQVSTHTRFYERNRIEVIQGWASFIDAHTLRVETDDNVFETITFNKAIVTVGSRPYRPEILDFNHPRVFDSDKILQMDYVVKKIIIYGAGVIGCEYASIFTGLGYKVDLINNQNQLLSYLDSEISDAIAHDFRQFGVLIRSNEEIDHLETHDDYVVLHLKSGKRIKSDAILWSNGRSGNTEGLNLEAIGLKANSRGQLKVDDTYCTEIENIYAAGDVIGWPSLASAAYDQGRCAAAFMVGDSDAEPVSSVPTGIYTIPEISCIGKTEQELTDEKVPYEVGQAFFKHLARAQIIGERSGVLKILFHRDTLEILGIHCYGNHASEIIHIGQAVMKCKSNNTLEYFVNTTFNYPTMAEAYRVAALNGLNRVF; this is translated from the coding sequence ATGGGAACTAAAAAACCAAGCGACGCGACCAATGATATTGGTAAAGACATTCATACCGAAGTATCGAATAAAGAAAGCGGTCGCGTGCCGAATCCTGAACATACTGAAGGCAAAAATAAAAAACAAAATATTGAACAAACCCATGAGCAGGTCACTGATGATGTCATGCACCATCCTGATCTTATTAATCCGCTCGATGATACGCGAATCGATATCAAGTCTGGTTATACGAAAGATTCACGTCGCTTAAAAGGCGATAACCACGAGTATGAGTATGATGCGGTCGTTTTAGGAGCAGGTCCTGCTGGCGAAGCGGCAGCTATGAAGCTGACTAAATCTGGCAAAAAAGTGGTGGTTATTGATCCACGTGATCAGGTAGGTGGTAACTCTACCCATGTGGGTACGATTCCAAGTAAAGCACTGCGCCAATCGGTATTTAACCTCATTAACTTTCGCCGTGATCCTATGTTTACCAAGGCGATGGAGTACAAGCAAGTTCCTCTAAATAGAGTGCTTGCCAATGCCCGAAAAGTCATTCGCAATCAGGTTAGTACGCACACACGATTCTATGAACGCAATCGCATTGAAGTGATTCAAGGTTGGGCAAGTTTCATTGATGCTCATACTTTGCGTGTTGAAACCGATGACAATGTCTTTGAAACCATTACCTTTAATAAAGCCATCGTAACGGTTGGTAGTCGTCCTTATCGCCCTGAAATTTTAGACTTTAACCATCCGCGCGTTTTTGATTCTGATAAAATTTTGCAAATGGATTATGTGGTCAAAAAAATTATCATCTATGGTGCGGGCGTGATCGGTTGTGAATATGCCTCTATCTTTACGGGTCTTGGTTATAAGGTTGATTTGATTAATAACCAAAATCAATTGCTCAGTTATCTCGATAGCGAGATTAGCGATGCTATCGCGCATGACTTTAGACAATTTGGCGTACTGATTCGTAGTAACGAAGAGATTGATCATCTTGAAACGCATGACGATTATGTCGTCTTGCATCTAAAGAGTGGTAAGCGCATCAAATCTGATGCCATTCTTTGGTCAAATGGTCGCTCAGGTAATACGGAAGGTTTAAACTTAGAAGCGATTGGTCTAAAAGCAAACAGCCGTGGTCAATTAAAAGTTGATGATACCTATTGTACTGAAATCGAAAATATCTATGCCGCAGGCGATGTGATTGGCTGGCCATCTTTGGCTTCTGCCGCTTATGACCAAGGACGCTGTGCGGCGGCCTTTATGGTTGGTGATAGCGATGCGGAACCAGTGTCAAGCGTGCCAACTGGTATCTATACGATTCCTGAAATTTCTTGTATCGGTAAAACTGAGCAAGAGCTAACCGACGAAAAAGTCCCATACGAAGTGGGTCAAGCATTCTTCAAGCATTTGGCACGTGCACAAATCATTGGTGAACGCTCAGGCGTACTAAAGATTTTGTTCCATCGTGATACGTTAGAGATTTTAGGCATCCATTGCTACGGTAACCATGCATCAGAGATTATCCATATTGGACAAGCCGTGATGAAGTGTAAGAGCAATAATACACTTGAGTACTTTGTGAATACTACTTTTAACTATCCAACGATGGCAGAAGCGTATCGCGTGGCGGCACTAAATGGTCTTAATCGTGTTTTTTAA
- the cobT gene encoding nicotinate-nucleotide--dimethylbenzimidazole phosphoribosyltransferase, which produces MPTLTIFTAPTIANIENDELRQQLQQIIDLKTKPLGALGRIEALAVQLGMIQGTITPHIEQAQIRVFAADHGLTKHGTSAFPSAVTAQMVHNFLQGGAAINVLARQHNIELKVVDAGVDADFAPHPKLLDYKVRHGSRDALTEPAMTETECLAALENGMKVVKNLAGNLLIVGEMGIGNTSAASLLLARLGDLSIADCIGRGTGLDDAGLEHKTDILTQVLERHQQAQAPFDVLAALGGLEIAMMAGALIQAASERRILLIDGFIASSALLVAERLAPGVAQYAVFAHHSVEPGHTHLLKSLNAEPLLNMGMRLGEGSGAALAYPLLQSACAIINEMASFSDAGISEQNN; this is translated from the coding sequence ATGCCTACCTTGACCATATTTACTGCGCCTACTATAGCCAATATAGAAAATGATGAATTACGTCAGCAGCTACAGCAGATTATAGACCTAAAAACCAAGCCGCTGGGCGCGCTTGGGCGAATAGAGGCACTCGCTGTGCAGTTGGGTATGATTCAAGGAACGATCACACCGCATATTGAGCAAGCGCAAATACGAGTGTTTGCGGCAGACCATGGTTTAACTAAGCATGGTACATCAGCGTTTCCTAGTGCTGTCACTGCGCAAATGGTTCATAACTTTTTGCAAGGCGGTGCCGCCATCAACGTACTGGCACGCCAGCATAATATTGAGTTAAAGGTTGTTGACGCTGGGGTGGATGCCGACTTTGCTCCTCATCCAAAATTGCTAGATTACAAGGTTCGCCATGGTAGCCGAGACGCGCTAACAGAGCCTGCAATGACAGAAACAGAGTGTTTAGCAGCGCTAGAAAACGGCATGAAAGTCGTCAAGAATCTAGCGGGTAATCTGTTGATTGTTGGTGAAATGGGCATAGGCAATACTTCAGCAGCGAGTCTTTTGCTCGCGAGACTGGGAGACTTGTCTATTGCTGATTGTATTGGTCGCGGTACAGGACTTGATGATGCAGGATTAGAGCATAAGACGGATATTTTGACGCAAGTATTAGAGCGTCATCAACAGGCACAAGCACCGTTTGATGTACTCGCTGCATTGGGCGGGCTTGAAATTGCCATGATGGCGGGTGCACTGATTCAGGCTGCTAGTGAACGGCGTATTCTCCTGATTGATGGTTTTATTGCCAGTAGCGCATTATTGGTGGCTGAACGCCTAGCACCCGGTGTTGCCCAATACGCGGTCTTTGCTCATCATTCTGTTGAGCCGGGACACACGCATTTATTGAAATCACTAAATGCTGAGCCTTTACTTAATATGGGCATGCGCTTAGGCGAGGGTAGCGGGGCTGCGCTCGCGTATCCATTGTTGCAATCCGCTTGCGCCATTATCAATGAGATGGCAAGCTTTAGTGACGCCGGTATCAGTGAGCAAAACAACTGA